A window from Citrus sinensis cultivar Valencia sweet orange chromosome 3, DVS_A1.0, whole genome shotgun sequence encodes these proteins:
- the LOC102615611 gene encoding receptor-like cytosolic serine/threonine-protein kinase RBK2: MEKKEDSCSPVGVLEDYFRSEDSETCSSKEPCSETKPESKSNSRWHLFYDLFRNKSKKSLVTLYPLKLSIRRSSSMREGIDMPRNLFVNSYDSQSPQKIFSLYELQSATNNFSFENLIGKGGYAEVYKGRLRNGQLVAIKRLTRGTADEIIADFLSELGIMAHVDHPNTAKLLGYGIEGGMHIVLELSPNGSLASLLYGMKEKLKWGIRYKIALGVAEGLLYLHEGCQRRIIHRDIKAANILLTEDFEPQICDFGLAKWLPEQWTHHTISKVEGTFGYLAPEFLMHGIVDEKTDVFAFGVLLLELVTGRRALDYSQQSLVLWARPMIKRNEIRELVDASLADEYDTRQMNLVLLAASLCIQQSSIRRPQMSQVVQLLRGNLCCLKYMTKCRSPLLRKTLREELKSAPK, translated from the exons ATGGAGAAGAAGGAAGATTCATGCTCGCCGGTTGGGGTTCTTGAGGACTATTTTCGAAGCGAAGACTCCGAAACATGTTCTTCAAAAGAACCATGCTCTGAAACTAAGCCGGaatccaaatccaattctCGCTGGCATTTATTCTACGACTTATTCAGAAACAAATCGAAGAAATCATTAGTCACATTGTATCCCCTCAAGCTTTCAATAAGAAGAAGCAGTAGTATGAGAGAGGGCATTGATATGCCGAGGAATCTTTTTGTAAATTCCTACGATTCACAGTCTCCCCAGAAGATTTTCTCCCTCTATGAGCTGCAATCCGCCACCAACAATTTCAGCTTCG AAAATTTGATTGGAAAGGGAGGTTATGCTGAAGTTTACAAAGGGCGTTTGAGAAATGGGCAGCTTGTGGCAATCAAACGGCTAACAAGAGGTACAGCAGATGAGATTATAGCGGACTTTTTATCGGAGCTTGGGATTATGGCTCATGTCGATCATCCTAATACTGCTAAGTTATTAGGATATGGGATTGAAGGAGGCATGCACattgttcttgaattgtctccTAATGGAAGCTTAGCTTCTCTCCTTTATG GTATGAAGGAGAAACTGAAATGGGGTATCAGGTATAAGATTGCGTTAGGGGTAGCCGAAGGCTTACTTTATCTTCATGAGGGCTGTCAGAGGAGAATCATTCATAGAGATATTAAAGCTGCCAATATTTTGCTCACTGAGGACTTCGAGCCTCAg ATTTGTGATTTTGGACTAGCGAAATGGCTACCTGAGCAATGGACTCATCACACAATATCAAAAGTTGAAGGCACGTTTGG CTATCTTGCTCCTGAGTTCTTAATGCATGGGATAGTAGATGAAAAGACCGACGTCTTTGCCTTCGGTGTATTACTACTGGAATTGGTCACAGGACGCCGAGCTCTTGATTACTCTCAGCAAAGCCTTGTATTATGG GCAAGGCCTATGATAAAGAGGAATGAAATTAGAGAGCTAGTTGATGCCTCCCTAGCAGATGAGTACGATACCCGGCAGATGAATCTGGTACTATTGGCGGCTTCGCTGTGTATACAACAGTCTTCAATTCGACGGCCCCAAATGAGTCAG GTGGTACAGCTACTCAGGGGCAATCTTTGCTGCTTGAAGTACATGACAAAATGTCGGTCACCACTGTTACGAAAAACTCTCCGTGAAGAGCTTAAGAGCGCACCAAAATGA
- the LOC107177232 gene encoding uncharacterized protein LOC107177232, whose translation MSKALWDQFEPAFINAAKAYGHEKFKRQLEGLWMIHSGAADYLENNVGTCNCARSQFEGRRYNMLTTNIAESVNSFMREPRKFLVTHFVDHFRKTLQQWFFYRKIVAESMSTRLTTWADEIVTERRTIAERMIVRPMSPDRFQVICGGLKEGLVDLQKKTCSCRVFQLDQLVCAHAIAACLTHRVDFINLCSDFYTTKWLVIAYAQPVEPVGDVADWKVSDEIQEMQVYPPVEAPLPGRRKELRISSAGEDVNRRTVRCGRCHELGHNRKRCKNLIASTRS comes from the coding sequence ATGTCCAAAGCTCTTTGGGATCAATTTGAGCCTGCCTTTATTAATGCAGCAAAAGCATATGGCCACGAGAAATTTAAGAGACAACTTGAAGGGTTGTGGATGATCCACTCGGGTGCAGCTGATTACCTAGAAAATAATGTCGGTACATGTAATTGCGCAAGGTCTCAGTTTGAAGGTAGGAGGTACAACATGCTTACCACCAACATCGCGGAGAGTGTTAATTCTTTCATGAGGGAACCGCGAAAATTTCTTGTTACTCATTTTGTTGATCACTTTAGAAAAACATTGCAGCAATggtttttttatagaaaaattgtgGCTGAATCAATGAGTACTCGGCTAACAACATGGGCGGATGAAATTGTCACTGAGAGGAGAACTATAGCTGAAAGAATGATAGTTCGGCCGATGTCTCCGGATCGATTTCAAGTTATATGTGGTGGGCTTAAGGAAGGTTTGGTTGACTTGCAAAAGAAAACTTGCTCTTGCAGAGTGTTTCAGCTTGATCAACTTGTATGTGCTCATGCAATTGCGGCGTGTCTAACACACCGGGTGGATTTCATTAACCTTTGCTCGGACTTTTACACTACAAAATGGTTAGTTATAGCTTATGCACAACCAGTGGAGCCAGTTGGCGATGTGGCTGATTGGAAAGTTTCAGATGAAATTCAGGAGATGCAAGTATACCCACCAGTTGAGGCACCACTACCTGGCCGTCGTAAAGAGCTCAGAATATCCTCGGCTGGCGAGGACGTTAACCGACGGACTGTGAGATGCGGGCGGTGTCATGAATTGGGCCATAATCGTAAGCGATGTAAGAATCTCATTGCGTCGACTCGAAGTTAG
- the LOC102616500 gene encoding autophagy-related protein 18g, producing MKKGKGRNNGLLPNSLKIISSCLKTVSTNASTVASTVRSAGASVAASISNASEDLKDQVTWAGFDRLEYGPSVFKQVLLLGYQNGFQVLDVEDASNFNELVSKRDGPVSFLQMQPFPVKDDGCEGFRKLHPFLLVVAGEDTNTLAPGQNRSHLGGVRDGMMDSQSGNCVNSPTAVRFYSFQSHCYEHVLRFRSSVCMVRCSPRIVAVGLATQIYCFDALTLENKFSVLTYPVPQLAGQGAVGINVGYGPMAVGPRWLAYASNTLLLSNSGRLSPQNLTPSGVSPSTSPGGSSLVARYAMEHSKQFAAGLSKTLSKYCQELLPDGSSSPVSPNSVWKVGRHAGADMDNAGIVVVKDFVTRAIISQFKAHTSPISALCFDPSGTLLVTASVYGNNINIFRIMPSCMRSGSGNHKYDWNSSHVHLYKLHRGITSATIQDICFSHYSQWIAIVSSKGTCHVFVLSPFGGDSGFQTLSSQGGDPYLFPVLSLPWWCTSSGISEQQCVLPPPPVTLSVVSRIKYSSFGWLNTVSNASASSMGKVFVPSGAVAAVFHNSIAHSSQHVNSRTNSLEHLLVYTPSGYVVQHELLPSIGMGPSDDGSRIRAASLMCLQEDDLQVRVEPVQWWDVCRRSDWPEREEFISESTCDGHGAVEIFQNKSDCEDNYGIDFLDINDCIVEKSTFKNCSVKSYERSHWYLSNAEVQMSSGRLPIWQSSKISFFKMDSPRANTHASGEFEIEKVSVHEVEIKRKELLPVFDHFQCIKPSWNNRGLAEEKRPLSPSSGPYQAEDKIAQQTVICHSNPASLSSTESSEGGSSRRIENLLDLDQVNNDKLYVPTGQTLNEIYNGRHEVTMVESSTLNKRCLDIVSASPEHSENDNPHVNNHIPNGLPSLESNLPSAGRDDTIVAVSMLGADYYDSHMGIIMEDRALPLLSCPVNLGVSLREEHCKIVEQNGLCKSTDVVNDDINGGNSHCESKKLEEDAEDDEMLGGMFAFFEEG from the exons atgaagaaaggaaaaggaagGAACAATGGCTTGTTGCCGAATTCGTTGAAGATAATATCATCTTGTTTGAAGACAGTATCTACGAATGCTAGCACCGTTGCTTCTACCGTACGCTCTGCTGGTGCCTCTGTTGCTGCTTCTATTTCCAATGCTTCCGAAGATCTCAAAGATCAG GTAACATGGGCTGGCTTTGACCGTCTGGAGTATGGTCCATCAGTCTTCAAACAAGTTCTTTTGCTTGGTTATCAGAATGGCTTTCAAGTCCTTGATGTGGAGGATGCCTCTAATTTCAACGAACTCGTTTCGAAGCGTGATGGTCCAGTTTCATTCTTACAGATGCAGCCCTTCCCTGTGAAAGACGATGGATGTGAAGGATTCAGAAAATTACATCCTTTCCTGCTGGTTGTTGCAGGGGAAGACACCAACACTTTGGCTCCAGGTCAAAATCGTAGCCATTTGGGTGGGGTCAGGGATGGTATGATGGACTCTCAGTCAGGAAATTGTGTCAACTCTCCTACAGCTGTTAGGTTTTATTCATTCCAGTCTCACTGTTATGAGCATGTCCTGAGATTCCGCTCATCTGTGTGCATGGTTAGGTGCAGTCCTCGCATAGTGGCTGTGGGTCTTGCCACACAG ATATACTGTTTTGATGCGCTCACGCTTGAGAATAAATTTAGCGTCCTCACCTATCCCGTTCCCCAGTTAGCAGGACAAGGGGCTGTGGGGATCAATGTTGGTTATGGTCCAATGGCTGTCGGTCCAAGGTGGTTAGCTTATGCTTCCAACACTTTGCTATTATCAAACTCTGGGCGCTTAAGCCCACAAAACCTTACGCCTTCAGGCGTTAGTCCATCAACATCACCAGGTGGTAGTAGTTTGGTGGCCCGGTATGCAATGGAGCATAGTAAACAGTTTGCTGCTGGTCTTAGCAAAACTTTGTCGAAGTACTGCCAGGAGTTGCTTCCTGATGGGTCTAGTTCTCCAGTATCACCGAATTCAGTCTGGAAAGTTGGTAGACATGCTGGAGCAGATATGGACAACGCAGGAAtt GTTGTTGTCAAAGATTTTGTTACCCGAGCTATTATATCCCAGTTTAAAGCTCATACCAGCCCGATATCCGCTTTGTGCTTTGACCCTAGTGGAACACTTCTGGTTACTGCCTCAGTGTATGGGAACAACATCAACATCTTCCGAATTATGCCATCTTGTATGCGAAGTGGATCAGGCAATCATAAATATGACTGGAATTCTTCTCATGTGCATCTTTACAAGCTGCATCGTGGGATAACATCAGCT ACAATCCAGGATATTTGCTTCAGTCATTATAGTCAATGGATTGCAATTGTTTCATCCAAGGGAACTTGccatgtttttgttttatcccCTTTTGGTGGCGATTCTGGCTTTCAAACGCTTAGTTCTCAGGGTGGAGACCCATACCTTTTTCCAGTTCTATCTCTACCTTGGTGGTGTACTTCGTCTGGGATTAGTGAACAGCAATGTGTGCTGCCCCCACCACCTGTTACCCTCTCTGTGGTGAGCAGGATAAAATATAGTAGTTTTGGATGGCTTAATACAGTTAGCAATGCTTCTGCGTCTTCAATGGGGAAAGTCTTTGTGCCATCTGGTGCTGTTGCTGCTGTTTTTCATAATTCTATAGCTCACAGTTCTCAGCATGTTAACTCAAGAACAAATTCCTTGGAACATCTGCTGGTTTATACTCCATCAGGTTATGTAGTTCAGCATGAGCTTCTGCCATCAATTGGCATGGGACCAAGTGATGATGGTTCAAGAATTCGGGCAGCTTCTTTAATGTGCTTACAAGAGGATGACTTACAGGTGAGAGTAGAACCAGTACAATGGTGGGATGTTTGCAGGCGATCAGATTGGCCAGAAAGAGAAGAATTTATTTCTGAGTCTACTTGTGATGGACATGGTGCTGTTGAGATATTTCAAAACAAATCTGATTGTGAGGATAATTATGGGATAGATTTTCTGGACATTAATGATTGTATTGTTGAAAAAAGTACTTTCAAAAATTGCTCTGTGAAGTCCTACGAGAGATCCCACTGGTACTTATCCAATGCAGAGGTGCAGATGAGCTCTGGGAGGTTACCAATATGGCAGAGTTCTAAG atttctttctTCAAGATGGATTCTCCAAGAGCTAATACCCATGCTTCTGGAGAGTTTGAAATCGAAAAGGTCTCCGTCCATGAGGTTGAGATCAAAAGGAAGGAATTGTTGCCAGTATTTGATCATTTCCAGTGCATCAAACCAAGCTGGAATAACAG AGGCCTTGCCGAAGAAAAGCGTCCTTTGTCACCATCTTCGGGACCTTATCAAGCTGAAGACAAGATCGCGCAACAGActgttatttgtcactcaaatCCAGCATCGCTTAGCTCTACTGAAAGTTCTGAGGGGG GTTCCTCAAGGAGAATTGAGAATCTGCTTGATTTGGACCAAGTGAACAATGACAAGTTATATGTACCCACTGGCCAGACTCTAAATGAGATTTATAATGGAAGACATGAGGTTACCATGGTTGAATCATCAACTTTGAATAAAAGATGCTTGGACATTGTATCTGCTTCTCCGGAACATTCAGAAAATGATAACCCTCATGTTAACAATCACATTCCAAATGGTTTGCCCTCATTAGAGAGTAACTTGCCTTCTGCAGGAAGAGATGACACGATTGTTGCTGTATCAATGTTGGGCGCTGACTATTATGATTCACATATGGGCATCATTATGGAGGATCGAGCACTACCTTTGCTTAGCTGTCCAGTAAATCTTGGCGTGTCTTTGCGAGAGGAGCATTGTAAAATAGTAGAGCAAAATGGACTCTGCAAGTCAACCGATGTTGTAAACGACGACATCAACGGTGGCAATAGCCACTGTGAGAGTAAAAAACTTGAAGAGGATGCGGAAGATGATGAAATGCTTGGAGGCATGTTTGCTTTCTTTGAAGAAG GTTGA